The segment TTGTCACCTTGCTTCCATTATAGAAAGCCTTCTTACAACAGTACAATAAATGTGTGGTAATTTCAACGCCTTACTCTTTCAAGCATTGTGGATTTCTATTCTAAGTTACATTCCTAATTAATGTCGACAAATTGTgattggaaaaacaaaacaaaaccaaaacaagaccccacaaaacaacaaaataccccacagaaaatgctttaaaaataagagtACCACAtacagcttttattaaaaataatattcaaagGAGTACCATTGCATTTAATACTGATGAAGCAAAGTTGCCACAGTAATACCTTTGCTTCTTCCTGGTTATATACATATActttttcccagcagaaaacTAACTTCTTAGTCAAAGTGAGCAAAAATTAATCTTACTGAAGTCAGGAATGCCAGTTTAAAATTGTGTTAAGTGGCAAATACGAATCCATGTAACTAAAGAtacaaaaatattcactgaagCATTGCTTAAAGACAAAACAATGTTGATCATTCAACTGATCATAACAAGCAGATACTACAAAGTATCTAAAAATAATCTGGGATAGTCCAGATATCTAAAGTGCTTTGAGTGATTGTAATAGAGATTATTTATTAGATTTGTAGTCAAAAGTTGAGCTGGACGTAGTTATtactttttataaaaacaagaaattaaatcatACAAGGGATGATGTTAATTGATCAGTACTTAACCACAATTTGTTCACGCTTAAATTTTTCTATCTGTAGGCAAACCTATTTAACAAGAATGTTACTaccctgcatttctttttagaTTAAGAAAAAGTATGTACCTTAaaaaatgctaaagaaaataGATAGTGGTCTAATGTCACTCCATATATTACTCACTTCAAATGTAAACAAGAGGTACAACGTAAGTTCCCTGATTTCTTCTTTAGCACTTAGTAACACAACTAACACTGGTATCTGCTGTCCAGATTATTTGCAGCATACTGCATGGTTCTGTAGAACTTCAACTGTAGACAAATCAAGTCCTGACAACACctaatacaagaaaaaaataaattaaatgtatcGAGTGTGAAGCTTCAGATCTTTTCCACATCATAAGATCTTGGGATTTCTATTTCGAGATCCGTATCAGCAGGGCAGGCACTCATGGTAAACTCATGCAAGTTTGCAGTGTATGTACTGAGATGTAATCCAACCAACAAATGCAGTGTGGATTTTCTTCCATGAAAAAGCTTATTTGTTTAGAAAGTTCTTTCCAATAAGACAACAATGGCAAAACAACATTTAGATTTATTCACATCTGTTATTTCAAGAACCTGGAACTTCAAGTTCTTCAGCAAAATGAGAATAAACCTTGAAGATTGGATTTCCAAGAAGGTATCtttctattaaatattaaatagattGTCAACACAACTAGCATTTATGTtcattcttaaatattttgcaaaaatgcatataatgaattaaaaaaaaaagaaaaccaacaaaaaaccaaaacactccAGAACatttccagtttcttttttcatccAAGTGGTCCAGTTTGTTTTAGTTAGGAAACCTTTCCAACAATCGgattttctctgcaaaaaaccaaattatatGTAAATACTTTTAAGATTAACATTTGCTTTCTAGTTCTCATCATGCAATTTTAATTTATCAAGCAAAATAACCAGTTCTACCATTAATTGTGAAATTTAGTGATTTGCAAAAACCTCAGTTTACTTTCACATGGGACTTCTAAATCACAGACAATTTTTCTGAACAACTTGGGTCAAACACTAACCTAAGCAAACCAAATCAGGGtgagagcttttttttcctggacaaTCAATCCTTATTGATGCAAAGAAGAAATCTAAAAACTTGCTAGTGGTGTTCCAGAGGCATAAGCCAGGAATGAAGAGAATTAAAGCCATGTGCTCTGGAACAACAATGTACTCCAAAGAACAGGTTTTTTACCATCACAAGAAATAGTATTTATCATTGAGTATGGCAAGTGAAATACAAACAGTAAATATGCTACCTGAAAGATATGTTTCTGCAGTAAAATTCTGACAGTTTCATATAACTTGATACTTCAATTATTTAAccaaaaattttgaaaaaacagtattaaaaGGCAGGCATACTGTTATGGATAAACTTTGTGTGCACTTCAAATGTTAAGTTGCCAGGAAACAAAAGAGTCACTGCATCCACTTACAGGAATCTCAACAGGAACAGATGAATCTGTATCAGAAGAACTTGGATCTTCAACAACTGGTAAAAAGCTGCACTACTACAAATGATGTACCTTATTTTCTCCATGTCTGTGTTGTCTAGCTCTACCTTTACCTTCATTATCTCTACCCAAACAAGTCTGGCCTCGCCCCatgattgatttttttcacaataCACGTTTATCAATGCCAAAATTACATAAGATACTTACTCACTACCATATTTGGCACTAGATGATCTCTTCTTCTGGTATTTTTCATGTGATTCATTCAGCTTTTCTACTATATCTATTATCTGCTGAAGTGTATGAAAAGTGGCTACAGAATCTTCTATGGTGAAGTTAGAATAATCATCTGGTTCTTTCCGAGGACCTTGGTAGACTGCTATACTTCCACAAGCCTCTACAAAAAACCACAATAATCCCATTTAGAATTtcaacaattaaaaaacaaatctaaCTCCCATGCAAATGCTAACTCCAACATTCTGAAATGTAAAGTTATTCTGGCTTATACATAAAATGGATTAAGATAAAAGCAGGAGGCAGTATCAGTTAAATGTATTTACAATTCTGTAGCTTATTTTCTGCTAGCTGTGTTCAGCATCTTGAGCATCCATCTCTCTCCTCTTCACTTTAAGAGAAGTTCAGTGCTTTCTTACAGCAAAACCATGTCTAATATAATTCATCACATAGTCAGGAAAGGGACaacaaaggcagaaaagcatCACCTACAGCTGCAGtttaaactattaaaatattacatataTGAAAATTCAATTAGAACAATGCCTGATATCTATTGTAAAGAAATGCCTGAAGAACATCAGACATCAGGGCACTTAGAAGATAAAAATTCAATCTTTTCCTctactttctatttttttcgGGTAAATCATTAAATTCAGTTAATTGttcaaaattatattcttgGCCTAGAGAATTAGAACTGAGTATCAGTGTAATTCTTCTTAATTATCATCTGAGTACCTTCCAGCTTCTGTAGTTTAGACCTGTTGATAGTGAAAAGTGAGTAaattctttctgtctctctgtcgCCATCAATCTCAATTTGAGTATCAGCAGGAACATCTCTAAAAGGTGAGCCAAGACAGGTAATCAATATCAGTAATTCTTGAAAGCAAGCAGAAACTGATTCTTTATCATTATGCATAGTCTTTTAATAAGTTTATCACTCACAGACAGTTTCACAAAACTTAGTTTGTAGTTTATATAACCTACCCAGTAaaggataatttatttttaaaagaaatcacagcatttttttgttttcagaaatcaGTAGCTTCTAAAAagacatgaaaacattttaagatgttattaatttttctgacgTACCCACAAAACCCAAATGATTGTCAGAATCTACATCCAAGATTATTTAGCTGACTTTCTTAGGGCACTCCTTTAAAATATGTGAAGTCCAAATAAAAAAGTGGTTGTCTAAAACAAGAGAAAGTCATTAAGGAGAAAAGACTTCCAGGCTGAACTTCCTGCAgcaagtattttaattatttcatacAGATGATCTAGGTGTGTCCTATTTCTGCATTCAACCTGACATCTGAATTAAATCTATTATTCTGCCTGCAGAGATCTCAGCCACCGGATATTTGTGATTTTCATGATGAGCAGGTTACCTCCACAGGGTGGCACACAAAGTAATAGAGAAATCCTGCCTTATCACTGTGGCAGGTCTTTGTGGCATCACTTGCTGAATTAGACAGGGAAAGCCTTGCTTCCCTGCTTTCAAGCTGCAGAGTGACTCCCGCACTCCTGGAGGGACTCACGCGGTGCAGCGAGCGCAGCCCTCCGTGCTCTCCGTGGTGGCCTTGCAGCAGAGCCAGTTCCCGTTCAGGAAAGCAGAGGGGTGGTAAAAGCTCAGCCTCTTCTGGTTGCACCTCGTTACCCGGCAAAGAGCCTCTATCCACTCACTGGCTTCTACACAGTTATTTGCTTGGATATAGAGTGGCTTTTCTCCATGAAGTACTTGAAACATCTGTAGAAGAAAGACATTATTCTGCTGagtaaaaaaatccagttacTGAGCAACTTCAAATATGTCAAAATAGATTTCAGTGCTCAGGCAATTCCACAAACTCTAATTTAAAGACAGAAAGTGAGACAAGGGAGAACAGCAGACTTTTCATCTCTTTCAACTACACAGAAGAGAAAAGCCCCGCCAGAAGAGCTCCCTGTGTTCTCATCTAAGAAAGATCCCTTATAAACTAAAACAGGATGCATCTTCTGTCATCTTCATCCACAGATCTTTAAGTGTGGCCCTACATTTCATGACGCATGACCTTCATGCTTCTGCAACAGATGATTCCCAGAAGTCTCTCCTTTAGCCATCACTGGCCTTAGTGACAGCTGTTCTTTTATCACTGCCTCAGATGTTTGGATTGACGTAAGAATAGAAATAACCGATGTGTTCCAGGGCCAGAATGAATGAGCACAGACAGCTCATCAGTCTCAGCTGATGAAGGGATTGGTGGAAGTTCTCACCAAAAGGAATAAACACAAGTTTGGTAAAATACATTTCTAGtagtatataatataatttaaagtgCTTTGTACTAAAGTCATGTAGTTTTAACCTTCATTCCAGAAATTTGGCAAGGGGGGCAAAGTCAAAATCAGTCAGAAAACTTGGTGCAGATAGCCAAATTTCCAGGTTAATTTCCATGTTAAGAATACTTGGAGATACTGCATACAGTTTGTTATTCCTGATGCATAAAAGACTTTTTGTTAAAGTGTTCAGTAATGGGCTTTCATTAACTCTGTAAGCTAATTAGaatcttttatttaaagaacATATCAAAAATTACATATAAACTATCTTTTGACCCACATTTTTCTTGTTGAAGGAGCTCTCATCAAGTTTCTCCACTGCAAGGATGTTTTTGATTGGAATAGTGAAAATTGGTTCTTTATCTGTAAAAAATTGTAAACAGAGGAGTGAAGCAATCTTTAAGAACTATTTTATAATCTCAGGGCACTGACATTGCAGTTCATGCtctaaaaatatgcatttttattattgatAAAATAGGCATGAATCAGACAGAAGCCTCAATTAATCAAGGCAAAAGTAACTAAAATAAATCATAGGTATtttaggaaaagagaaaaatgatgcacttttaaaagtacaaaaaaGCTAGAAACACTTGGacaatattgaaaaataaaaataattgtaaaataaacattatttacCTTGCTGTTTGTGGTATGTGAATTCTCTACTTGTTAGACAGAACCATCGTTTCTTGAAATTCTTTTTACCGATCCGAGTCCTTCCCTGAGCTCTTTTGTACATTTCTCTGTAAAGATAGAATCAAATGAAATGCAACCATTAGTCTTCAAAACCATTTCTTGAGATACGACATTATTGTTCATCATGTAAAAATCTACTTCactgtacattaaaaaaaacctactaCTTGTTCACAACACATCCTCAAGATTACCTCCCAATGGTGATTGTGTGCAGGCTtccaaaacaggaaaagagTTTGAAAAACACACAGTTCAGACCACTGCTTGTAGCAGTAAATTTGGAGTGGATACATAACTTGTTCAGATCTAGAATTCCAAATTTTCACAAAAGGGAATAAGGTGTATCTAACTACAAGATCCTCTCTTTCCTGCCACTTTCTCCATGTAATTGTACTTGGCCTTATCTGGATCAGAAAGTGAGTATCAATAAAGTGACACTGAGCATGGCTCAACAGCAAGGGCAGACAAACTGTATTTAGTACACTTTACTaactctttcttttattttgaacagCCGCCATCAATTTATTACTATAACCAAGTGTTGATCTAGTACAATTTCCTCCTTCATTTCCATTCAGTATTTTAATGAGACATatgtttcttccttgtttgaAATTTGGATGCCCATTTGATCTTTTATTCTTATAAACCCGCTTCtcaagtaaattaaaatattctcaggtaaatgaaaatatttttccccatgaaTGTTGCTCACATCATCACTTTTTCTCAATCAATATCAAGCCAAAGACAGTTATTTTTTAGGAAGAGTGACTTTGACCTCAATCAGCATTCTGTCACTAAATGTTAACTATTTCAATTACAGGGTAGTTTTCTATCTAACTTTAAAGGCAGAAAGAACATTGAGTTGGCCAGGTTTATACAGAAGGTAGGATAATTCTAAGTTAATAACATCGTTTTCAAATACACTTTCACAATCCTCAGAGCACATATACTGAACTGTGACAGTAATGCAGTCTTCAATAggttttcagctgcttttaattactttttaaagtatttagaAGATGAGTTATGAAAGTTTgcagctgttttttaaaattaattttctatataCTAAGAATTGTCTAAATTACAAATATAGTAATTTCTACAGTATATCTGACATTTTAGTAAGCATTAATCTGAATCTGGCATTAATGAAAAAAGACTGAAATCAATTCTATTATggaattataaaaattataaaaattcaaGATGTATTCACCCTTCTTTTAGATGTACTGGCTCGCTCACACCACTGGGCTCTTTACTCTCAGTAGAGGAAACATCATCTAGgaacttaaggaaaaaaaccacagggaatataaatatacaatattcagaaacacaaaaacccaaaagctattttgaaaatataaatggaCAGTTTCTCCTTGAACAGAACAGTTATTTTATGCAGCAGATGAAAACATATGGCAAGGTGTTGGAACAATGTAACAAGGGATGCCCAGAGGTCACACAAGCTTTCTTTAACGAGTTCCTAAACAGCAGACCCAATAACTATCTCTTTCAAAAAATGTACACTTTactttttaaactaaattaGCTTAGTTCACTATGTGTAACTCTTGTGTATAGTTTTGCTATGTTGttttctggtttgggttttttttatgccTGAAACAGACcataactttctttttctctctagtAGAAAACTGAACACTAACACAACCTTTTAATAATGAAGATTAATCAGCTACaccaacaattaaaaaaaatacagttgaaAGGTACCTTTTTAACAGATTcagtaaatttttcttcttgaaatgttttgaaaaactCACACATAAATGTCTCCTTGAAACTTgactgaaaggaaaagtatATTGACATAAATAAACTTTCATATGAACTTTCAATAAGCAGAATGtttgaaatgagaaagaattttAACAGCCTTACAAGTTTGCTTTTGGTCAAacttccccagctccccagagTCTGGATGGCTTTTGATATAAGAGTTAATGTTCTAGAAGTCTGTGCATCctaaaacaaggaaacaaaattcaGAAGTCATACATTTTCAGAGTTCCGGGTAgaactgattaaaaaattaaaatgtcaagaAAGAGTATTATATTACACAATGCAGTAAATCTGGTACAtcttcattccttttctttgccccaaaagaaaaaaaaaagcatatgaaATGATCTAGTTTATCAGCTACTGCATAGTGTTTAATATTTTAGTCACTATCACTAGAATTTAATATTAGTACCGGGGAAACATTTTTATCTATAAAACTTTGGAAACCCTCAAATCCTGTAATCATTACTACACATCTAACAAACCTCTGAACAATAAACATAAAGAACCACTGCAGGACAAATGGTCCAAGTCTTCAtaataaaaagtgaaatttaaaattttgtctttaatgCTTTTACTTGATTTGTTTGCTACCTCACCGATTGCATTTTAATGCAGAATTATAAACACAGCCTCCAAAAGTGGCCTTGCTGTTCCCTTTTAGATGTTTAATCCTCACATgttaaaattctgtaatttttttactcAAAAAAATGGATCATGTCAAAACAATGAATTTGAGTAAGtatatctttttcttttgaaggcaCAACACAactaagtaaataaaataaggTAATAATGATAACCTCTAGAGAAGCAGATTGTTCAtatgttttctgtatttaatgtgaaaaatacaggtttttaaATCTTGATATTCCTGTCTTTGGAATTGTTTTGTACTGTATCTACTtgacaaacaaaaccagaaaatttgtGAACCCATTGTAACTAGTGGAGTCCAGGATAAATACACCAACCAATTACTGGATAATGCTACAACCTCTGCTTAAGACCCACATGGTAATACATGTCTGGATGTTTCATTTCCTTGGTGGAAAGACTCATGGCAGTTTAGGCCTATACCTTAAAGGACCCTCAGTCATGTTGCTATTTCACCCCAGAAGCACATTCCCAAATAAAGCACAGCATCTTTAATATTGAAAGCTCTTCCACATCATTTGAGAATACACCCCATAAAGACTGAAATATCTGATGCTTGAAGAATTGCAAATATCTTACTTCTTTTGGAAACTGAACCTAGAGACATTTATTCATCTTATTTCCCAGATACTGAAAGTAACTTATGCCTTCCCAAACAGATCTGACGGAatgaataaaacagaacaaagctTCACAAGACTTACTGGATGGTGAGGTCGTAAATGAAAAGTATGAGGTGAGACTACGGCTACAGCAAAGAAACGAAGAAACACAAAGCTGCTCACTGCAGAATACTGTACATGAGGGTCATCTGCAGAGAAAAACCATGAAATGTAACATGCACTGAACTTAACAGGAAATCATGAAGACAGTTAACATAAAAATCCTTAAGAAGATAACACCAGAGGAgacattcatattttaaaatagattagAAAAATCAATGAAGTGCATGAAATGAGAAGGGTGGTCATGGTAAGAAATGTTCTCCTTATAGTGGAGTGTTTACTGCTTATTTATCTGAAAAGAAGTTCTATTCCCATACAACTGGCTCATCAACTCCACTGGGACAAACAATGAGATGATTGCAAGCATTTACATACACAGTTGATTGGGACTGGCTGGATGCTGCACCCAGAGATaaaacactgcagcagctgcctctaAACTCTGGGGCTATTGCATTTATTCACCTGGAAAGCTACTCACTGATAATTCAAATACATTAATGCCGCATGACAAATACAGTCAACGCATAGGAACAAATATAATTGCAATTCTGAGTCGCATCACAAGCCCATGCTGTTATATAATTCTGATGATGTAAATGAgaattttctcattaaatattttgggtATATTTACTTTTATACTGGGAAACACAGTGAGGTCACATTCTTACTCTAATGACCACTACAATCTGATCTGGTAGGTCAGCTTTTCTGAATTGACTGTCTGAACCAGAGCAATTTATGGCTCAGTTTCAGTGATAAACATGTATCAGTGAGATCTTCCGCATTATAAGGAGCATATTCTTCACCTGTAGCTTCTTACAGGACATTTCAGATTTTAACTGACTGAAGTATGAGTACTTCAGACCCACTACATTAATCTGATATTAAAAGCATTCTGAAAGAATAAAGCTATTCTAATACAGGTCATATTTACAAAcccattaaataatttttattatccACCCTCCTCAAAACTACCCATAACTAGTTTAGCTATAGCAGTACTAAAGCTAACTTCAGAGAACTTATGAATGTGCTGGTCATCAATAACAGAGTGACAGTTCATGTAAAGATGCAAATGCTAAATTGATTTTCAAGTTCACATCATGCTTCTTTAGAAGCAATAAACAGAACATCtcttaaaaattttaagtatCTTTCAAATAAATCACTTCCTGTCttgcttgtgctttttttctatTATCTTGTACTTTTTTTGCTGACTTCTCATTTGCTGCTGTCTTGCAGTTTCTGACTTGCTATATTTTTgtatcagaaaacaaaaaatagctCTTGACTGACCACAAAGTTTCACTATAacttacagaaaaacaaatgcctGTCAAAGTTCAGGGCACAGCTTTGGACAAGACAAGAATTTTAACAATCCCCATAAAGTAACTGCAGAAGTTTTCAGTCTGAACACCACTTTGAGGAGTTTTTAGACAACACTTACTTGGAAATCTTTTGGCAGCCAGATGCCTCAAGGAATAAAAAACATCACACATTAGTGTAGGACAACTGATACTTGACCGCACTATTTCACGGAACACTTTGTCCACGTAATATCGGAGATTTTCCTGCAATTAtgaaaaaaggtattttttcagACCATGAACATTCAtatttcaccttttcttttccctgggcACAAACATAACATTGTCTGACTATTCAAAACTGAATTCTACTACAgtgcatattttaaaagcctcaTAATGTTTATATGGCATTACTACTGTTAAAAGGTAGTTTAATGGTATTTACTTAAAGTATCTAAGCACTGTCTAGCAACAGAAACTACCTATCAATTCCTGGTTTTGTCATCTGACAACAGGGAAGGAACATTTCCCATGTATATCAAGGTAACATTAACTTTATTGCAGCAACTGCTGCCTTAAACATCAGCATACTCTGATAAGAGGGAAGCAGCCAGCAAAACTTCAATGAAAAATGCTAGAGTAGTTCTAATTAGGTACATCATAATCTAGATGCTGAGGACAGGACATCAGGAatcaaaacaccaaaataacTGATTAGAATGACTGTCATCTTTAGTTTCTCCTCTCTGTCTCATTTTCCACTGGACTTTTCCATTGCTGTCTTCATAAAGAAGAGtaagaaaatacagctttttctttctttactctGAAAACAGAGTTATATTGCTACTATGAGTTACTCATTTTCCATTACGAagagctgctttaaaaaatgcttctttcagATTTTGAGACCAGTTGGGAAACTCACCATATTAATTTCCACATTATCCCCCTCTCTTAATTTGATGGGATCTATTTCACAGGGTTTAGGAGACTCACATatctgaaacaaacaaataaaactatAGGAGTTCAATTTTTTAGACAAAGTATGGAAATGCACTCATTAAAAACCAGATTCTTATATTTAGGAATAATGTTCTAAATAGGTCCTAACCATCTTTAACAACATGCAATGATCATCCTCACTTTTGTTTGTGCATTTTCAAATGATTGATTACATGAAGCATCACATGGGCACATTCTGCTATGTGTTAGAGGCCGCAATGACTTTCACTGACTCTTTCTTTTGAAGCATCTGGAACATAAATAACAAAACACAGCTCCTCCCACTAAACTTAAGCAATTATTGCtcaattaatttttcctctaGGATTCCCCTACATGAGTAATTCCTACCACAGAGCTGAAACAAGAATGTCTATCCAACAGAGATGGATACTTCAAGAGGGCTGAGCTTCCCCAAAGAAGTTGCAGTAGGATAACATACCTCATCAATAACAGGTTTCAAAGTAACCTTTAGGTAGTGCTTCCCCACTATTTTCATCATTTCATCTACACAC is part of the Vidua chalybeata isolate OUT-0048 chromosome 10, bVidCha1 merged haplotype, whole genome shotgun sequence genome and harbors:
- the RASA2 gene encoding ras GTPase-activating protein 2 is translated as MAAGDGGDEVRVLQNLRGKIYDAKHLVPNKMRDFFCTINLDQEEVFRTQVVEKSLSPYFGEEFYFEIPRTFQWLSFYIYDKSVLQKDLRIGKVSIKKEDLCNYTGKENWFMLQPVDSNSEVQGKVHLELKLNELITDNGSVCQQLVVHIKECHGLPLINGQNCDPYATVSLVGPSRNDQKKTKVKKKTSNPQFNETFYFEVTRSSSYTKKSQFQVEEEDIEKLEVRVDLWNNGNLVQDIFLGEIKVPVKVLRNDSFQAWYLLQPRENGNKSSKTDDLGSLRLNICYTEDCVLPSEYYTSLRNLLLKSSDVQPVSASAAYILSEVCRDKYDAVLPLVRLFLHHHKLVPFVAAVAELDLKDTQEANTIFRGNSLATRCVDEMMKIVGKHYLKVTLKPVIDEICESPKPCEIDPIKLREGDNVEINMENLRYYVDKVFREIVRSSISCPTLMCDVFYSLRHLAAKRFPNDPHVQYSAVSSFVFLRFFAVAVVSPHTFHLRPHHPDAQTSRTLTLISKAIQTLGSWGSLTKSKLSSFKETFMCEFFKTFQEEKFTESVKKFLDDVSSTESKEPSGVSEPVHLKEGEMYKRAQGRTRIGKKNFKKRWFCLTSREFTYHKQQDKEPIFTIPIKNILAVEKLDESSFNKKNMFQVLHGEKPLYIQANNCVEASEWIEALCRVTRCNQKRLSFYHPSAFLNGNWLCCKATTESTEGCARCTADVPADTQIEIDGDRETERIYSLFTINRSKLQKLEEACGSIAVYQGPRKEPDDYSNFTIEDSVATFHTLQQIIDIVEKLNESHEKYQKKRSSSAKYGSEENPIVGKVS